A single region of the Pontimicrobium sp. SW4 genome encodes:
- the ligA gene encoding NAD-dependent DNA ligase LigA, which yields MDIQQQIKKLSEELRLHNYNYYVFDKPTISDYEFDIKLKRLQELETKYPEFAEVDSPTKRVGGEITKNFETVVHEHRMYSLDNSYSKEDLLDWETRIKKMIDGDVKYTCELKYDGASISLTYENGNLVKAVTRGDGTQGDNVTANIKTIKSVPLKLKGNYPSKFDIRGEIVLPFEGFNKMNEERIEIGEEPYRNPRNTASGSLKLQDSAEVAKRPLECLLYNITGSNLGINTQFESLELARQMGFKVPNAAKLVNSIDAVLEFVDYWNVHRHNLPYETDGVVIKVNDLQQQEELGYTAKAPRWAMAYKFKAEQVSTTLNEISYQVGRTGAITPVANLEPVELAGTTVKRASLHNADQIKKLDIRVGDEVFVEKGGEIIPKIVAVDLTKRPINSLSTQYITHCPECNTELVRQEGEAQHYCPNYNGCNPQIIGRIQHFISRKAMDIEGLGGETVALLVNEGLISNYSDLYELTKERVMPLERMAEKSAENLVNGIEASKQIPFERVLFALGIRYVGETVAKKLAKHYKGIEALSQATIIDLVAVDEIGIKIAESVVDFFASEENRHIIDRLKAFGIQLALSEEVLANQTEKLKDQIFVVSGVFETVSRTELKKLIEDNGGKVSSSISSKTTYLVAGDKMGPSKREKANSLNIPIINEKDFLQLII from the coding sequence ATGGATATTCAGCAACAAATAAAAAAACTAAGCGAAGAACTTCGTTTGCACAACTATAATTATTACGTTTTCGATAAGCCAACTATAAGTGATTATGAGTTTGATATAAAGTTAAAACGACTTCAAGAGTTAGAAACAAAATATCCAGAATTTGCTGAAGTTGACTCGCCAACAAAGCGTGTTGGAGGAGAAATAACAAAGAATTTCGAAACTGTTGTTCATGAACACAGAATGTATTCGTTGGATAATTCGTATTCAAAAGAAGATTTATTGGATTGGGAAACACGTATTAAGAAAATGATAGATGGTGATGTGAAATATACATGTGAGCTTAAATATGATGGTGCTTCCATAAGTTTGACTTATGAAAATGGAAATCTAGTTAAAGCTGTTACTAGAGGAGATGGTACACAAGGTGATAATGTTACTGCCAATATTAAGACTATTAAATCGGTGCCTTTGAAATTAAAAGGGAATTATCCTTCAAAATTTGATATTCGAGGTGAAATTGTATTGCCATTTGAAGGGTTCAACAAAATGAACGAAGAACGTATAGAAATAGGAGAGGAGCCTTATAGAAATCCAAGAAATACGGCTTCTGGAAGCTTGAAACTACAAGATAGTGCTGAGGTTGCAAAACGACCTTTAGAGTGCTTACTATATAATATTACAGGTTCTAATTTAGGAATTAACACACAATTTGAAAGCTTAGAACTTGCAAGACAAATGGGGTTTAAAGTCCCAAATGCTGCAAAATTGGTAAACTCCATCGATGCTGTTTTAGAGTTTGTTGATTATTGGAATGTACATCGTCATAATCTACCTTACGAAACAGATGGCGTTGTAATTAAAGTCAATGATTTGCAACAACAAGAAGAATTGGGCTATACTGCCAAAGCGCCACGTTGGGCAATGGCTTATAAATTTAAAGCAGAACAAGTTTCCACTACATTAAATGAGATTAGCTACCAAGTTGGTCGTACAGGAGCTATTACACCTGTAGCCAATTTAGAGCCTGTGGAATTGGCTGGAACAACCGTGAAACGAGCGTCGTTGCATAATGCAGACCAAATTAAAAAATTAGATATTAGAGTTGGAGATGAGGTGTTTGTTGAAAAAGGAGGGGAGATCATCCCTAAAATTGTTGCTGTAGATTTAACCAAGCGACCAATAAATTCTTTATCTACACAATATATAACCCATTGTCCAGAATGCAATACTGAATTAGTAAGGCAAGAAGGGGAAGCACAACATTATTGTCCTAATTATAATGGTTGTAATCCACAAATTATTGGAAGAATACAGCATTTCATATCTAGAAAAGCTATGGATATTGAAGGGTTAGGAGGAGAAACGGTTGCATTATTGGTTAATGAAGGATTGATTAGTAATTATTCAGATTTATATGAATTAACAAAGGAGAGGGTGATGCCTTTGGAACGAATGGCAGAAAAAAGTGCTGAAAATCTGGTAAATGGTATTGAAGCATCCAAACAAATTCCTTTTGAACGTGTATTGTTTGCTTTAGGAATACGATATGTAGGTGAAACGGTTGCTAAAAAGCTTGCAAAACACTATAAAGGCATAGAGGCTTTATCTCAAGCGACTATAATAGATTTGGTAGCAGTTGATGAGATAGGGATTAAAATAGCAGAAAGTGTTGTTGATTTTTTTGCTTCAGAAGAAAATAGACATATTATTGATAGGTTAAAAGCATTTGGTATTCAATTGGCTTTATCTGAGGAGGTTTTAGCAAATCAGACAGAAAAACTGAAAGATCAAATTTTCGTTGTTTCTGGTGTGTTTGAAACAGTTTCACGTACTGAATTAAAGAAACTTATAGAAGATAATGGAGGTAAGGTTTCTTCATCAATTTCTTCTAAAACGACTTATTTAGTGGCTGGAGATAAAATGGGACCAAGTAAGCGTGAAAAAGCTAATAGTTTAAATATTCCTATAATCAATGAAAAAGACTTCTTACAGTTAATTATTTAG
- a CDS encoding family 20 glycosylhydrolase, producing the protein MSILFNCKEDKKLTTELLIIPQPSEEIVNQGQFILNSSTGISYDDTFKISAEFLKSFIQDGSNIKLEGSNLISFIKDENLTNEGYSLEILPKSINIKAKTDQGAFYAVQSLRQLLPSEFENNTFKNNKAAIPCATIKDEPQFKYRGMHLDVGRHMFSIDFIKKYIDALAMLKMNTFHWHLTEDQGWRIEIKKYPKLQEVAAYRNETLIGHYSDQPHQFDGKKYGGYYTQEEIKDVVVYAQSRFVTVIPEIELPGHAQAAIAAYPELGCTREQVDVATKWGVFEDIYCPKEETFTFLEDVLDEVLALFPSEYIHIGGDEAPKTRWKNCDHCQALIKKEDLKDEHELQNYFITRIEKYLNNKGRQIIGWDEILEGGLAPNATVMSWRGFNGAIEAAKQHHNVILTPGSHCYFDHYQSENKDEPIAIGGFLPLEKVYSFDPIPEELTQEEVKYVLGAQGNVWTEYMKTSQHIEYMVFPRILALSEVVWSYPEQRNYKEFVSRVEHFHKRLDALNINYANHLYEIEGKLVTKNDKLAYQLETSSKEKTIRYTLDGTEPTINSSAYSSPILITESTTLKAAVFNTESKLGDTFSQDINLHKAVGKQITINKEPHKSYPGSGAAGLVNGISGSDSRYGDKEWLGFSGEDIEITFDLGEETDINSIETRFHNGQGQWIYAPKQIAISYDNNEESIIAIPSSGELLVPLNIIKVGKAKTIRLSIPNYGVIPEGKQGAGNKAWTFIDEIIVN; encoded by the coding sequence ATGAGCATTTTATTCAACTGTAAAGAAGACAAAAAATTAACTACAGAATTGTTAATAATTCCACAACCATCAGAAGAAATTGTTAATCAAGGTCAATTCATCTTAAATTCTTCAACTGGAATTAGTTATGATGATACTTTTAAAATTTCCGCCGAATTCTTAAAGTCTTTTATTCAAGATGGCAGCAATATAAAACTAGAAGGCAGTAATTTAATTTCATTTATTAAAGACGAAAATCTTACTAATGAAGGTTATTCTTTAGAGATTCTTCCAAAAAGCATAAACATAAAAGCTAAAACGGACCAAGGCGCTTTTTATGCTGTGCAATCGTTAAGGCAACTACTTCCTTCTGAATTTGAAAATAATACGTTTAAAAATAACAAAGCAGCTATTCCTTGTGCAACTATTAAAGATGAACCTCAATTTAAATATAGAGGCATGCATCTAGATGTTGGTCGCCACATGTTTTCTATTGATTTTATCAAAAAATACATTGATGCTTTAGCCATGTTGAAAATGAATACTTTCCATTGGCATTTAACCGAAGATCAGGGTTGGCGCATTGAAATTAAAAAATACCCAAAACTACAAGAAGTTGCAGCTTATAGAAATGAAACTTTAATTGGACACTATAGTGATCAACCTCATCAATTTGATGGTAAAAAATATGGTGGCTATTACACACAAGAAGAAATTAAAGATGTTGTTGTATATGCTCAAAGTCGCTTTGTAACGGTTATTCCAGAAATTGAACTTCCTGGACATGCGCAAGCTGCCATTGCAGCCTATCCTGAATTAGGTTGTACAAGAGAGCAAGTTGACGTTGCAACAAAATGGGGAGTTTTTGAAGACATTTATTGTCCAAAAGAAGAGACCTTTACTTTCTTAGAAGATGTTTTAGATGAAGTATTAGCATTATTCCCTAGTGAATACATTCATATTGGTGGTGATGAAGCACCAAAAACAAGATGGAAAAATTGTGACCATTGTCAAGCCCTTATTAAAAAAGAAGACTTAAAAGATGAGCATGAGCTCCAAAACTATTTTATTACTAGAATTGAAAAATACCTTAACAACAAAGGCAGACAAATAATAGGTTGGGACGAAATCCTAGAAGGTGGTTTAGCTCCTAATGCAACTGTAATGTCTTGGCGAGGATTTAATGGAGCCATAGAAGCTGCCAAACAACATCATAATGTTATTTTAACACCTGGTTCTCATTGTTATTTTGACCATTATCAATCCGAAAATAAAGATGAACCAATTGCTATTGGTGGCTTTTTGCCATTAGAGAAAGTATATAGCTTTGATCCAATTCCTGAAGAATTAACACAAGAAGAAGTAAAATATGTTCTTGGTGCTCAAGGCAATGTGTGGACAGAATACATGAAAACTTCACAGCATATTGAGTATATGGTTTTTCCACGAATTTTAGCTTTAAGCGAAGTTGTATGGTCCTACCCTGAACAAAGGAATTATAAGGAATTTGTATCAAGAGTTGAACATTTTCATAAACGTTTGGATGCTTTGAATATCAATTATGCTAATCATTTATATGAAATCGAAGGCAAACTAGTAACAAAAAACGATAAACTAGCCTATCAATTGGAAACATCTTCTAAAGAAAAAACCATTCGGTATACCTTAGACGGTACCGAGCCAACAATAAATTCTAGCGCTTATAGCAGCCCAATACTTATTACTGAAAGTACAACTCTAAAAGCAGCAGTTTTTAATACAGAGAGTAAATTAGGAGATACCTTTTCGCAGGACATTAATTTACACAAAGCCGTTGGAAAACAAATTACAATAAACAAAGAACCACATAAATCCTACCCAGGAAGTGGAGCTGCAGGATTAGTCAATGGCATTTCTGGAAGTGATTCTCGTTATGGTGACAAAGAATGGTTAGGTTTTTCTGGAGAAGATATTGAAATAACCTTTGATTTAGGTGAAGAAACAGACATCAACTCTATTGAAACGCGATTTCATAATGGGCAAGGACAATGGATTTATGCGCCTAAACAAATAGCGATAAGTTATGATAACAATGAAGAATCAATAATAGCTATCCCAAGTTCAGGAGAACTATTAGTTCCACTTAACATAATAAAAGTTGGTAAAGCGAAAACTATAAGATTAAGTATTCCAAACTATGGTGTTATTCCAGAAGGTAAACAAGGTGCTGGGAACAAAGCTTGGACATTTATTGATGAAATAATTGTAAATTAA
- a CDS encoding copper homeostasis protein CutC, whose product MKLEICANSYQSAKNAQEAGAHRIELCQELSVGGITPSYGLLKQVIDMLSIPIFVLIRPRSGNFFYTNEEFDIMKQDIQLCKNLGCSGIVSGILSNDNTIDIERTKELVELSKPLQFTFHRAFDCVKNPFEALEQLIDLGVDRVLTSGLETSAEKGLNLLKQLHEQANDRVTILAGSGINPKNAKLFIDVGLNEIHASASSKIEIESSLFSTPLTYSDSKKIKAIFDAI is encoded by the coding sequence ATGAAACTAGAAATTTGTGCTAACTCCTATCAATCTGCTAAAAATGCTCAAGAAGCAGGAGCTCATCGTATAGAATTATGTCAAGAATTGTCAGTTGGAGGTATTACACCAAGTTATGGTTTATTAAAACAAGTAATAGATATGCTTTCTATTCCCATATTTGTCTTAATACGTCCGCGAAGTGGCAATTTTTTCTACACAAATGAGGAATTTGACATCATGAAACAAGACATTCAACTATGCAAAAATTTAGGTTGTTCTGGAATTGTTTCTGGTATTTTAAGTAACGACAATACGATTGACATTGAAAGAACTAAAGAATTGGTTGAGTTATCTAAACCATTACAATTTACCTTCCATCGTGCTTTTGATTGTGTAAAAAATCCTTTTGAGGCGTTAGAACAATTAATCGACTTAGGCGTTGATAGAGTATTGACCTCAGGTTTGGAAACCTCAGCAGAAAAAGGATTGAATCTACTAAAACAATTGCATGAACAAGCAAATGACAGAGTAACCATTTTAGCTGGGAGTGGCATCAACCCTAAAAATGCTAAATTATTTATAGACGTAGGTTTAAATGAAATTCATGCGTCTGCCTCATCAAAAATAGAAATTGAAAGTTCATTATTTTCAACACCTCTCACCTATTCTGATTCAAAAAAAATTAAAGCCATTTTTGATGCGATATAG
- a CDS encoding glycoside hydrolase family 2 protein, with product MRYSILLLILICFSCQTKHDAPQTIELHNNWQFKKANESTWNPATVPGNVHSDLLGNSLIQNPFIGNNEHDLQWISETDWEYKTTFSVEKKTLQKKNIELDFEGLDTYASIFLNDSLILKTNNAFREFQVDVKSLLKTENVLRILFKNTIKHEEQAKEKLGYTLPEGNRIFTRKAQFQYGWDWGPKLNTSAIWRPVKLAAWNDYKINGFHIEQPSLNDSIAELAVILDTNSKLKKLNFDIYVNDSLQASLEDFLTNDSKIIPFTIKNPKRWWPHNLGDPYLYDIKVVVKKGKTILDSISVKKGLRTIELVAEKDSIGESFYFKVNDVPVYAKGANYIPQNNMQNKVTKTHYEKLLDDVVDANMNMLRVWGGGIYENDIFYELCDEKGILVWQDFMFACAMYPGDKDYLQNVQQEAIDNVKRLRNHASIALWCGNNENSEGWHRWGWQDGRQQEEKDEIWGNYLKVFDSILPNTVANLTDTDYWESSPKYGRGNPKYEFEGDAHDWWIWHDGYPFEHLEERVPRFMSEFGMQSFPSYEVINYINQSDSLEITSVGFKNHQKHVRGFQLIDEYMKRDFPVATNPEDYVYMSQLLQAYGITKGLEAQRRAKPYNMGTLYWQLNDCWPSISWSSIDFFGNWKALHYKTKKAFDNVLISSKVEGDILKTFIINDNLEAVTDTLHLKLIDFSGKELWTYSKEITALENSSELMHELNLINIDKRNAVLISSFNNTTSTHYLAKPKDLKLQQADINHEITKISSGFKIKLSSSTLQKDVFLFTKTKGHFSNNFFDLLPNESIEIELETEAETLEGLKIKALNGFIK from the coding sequence ATGCGATATAGTATTCTACTCTTAATACTTATTTGCTTTAGCTGTCAAACTAAACATGATGCACCTCAAACTATTGAGCTACACAATAATTGGCAATTCAAAAAAGCGAATGAATCAACTTGGAATCCTGCTACGGTTCCAGGAAATGTCCATTCTGATTTATTGGGAAATAGTCTTATTCAAAACCCATTCATTGGAAACAATGAGCATGATTTACAATGGATTTCAGAAACTGATTGGGAATATAAAACAACCTTTTCTGTAGAAAAAAAAACACTTCAAAAAAAGAATATCGAACTTGATTTTGAAGGTTTAGATACTTATGCATCTATATTTTTAAATGACAGCTTAATCTTAAAAACTAACAATGCCTTTCGTGAGTTTCAAGTAGATGTAAAATCCTTATTAAAAACTGAAAACGTATTACGGATTCTATTCAAAAACACTATAAAACATGAAGAACAAGCCAAAGAAAAATTAGGTTATACCTTGCCAGAAGGCAATCGCATTTTTACCCGAAAAGCACAATTTCAATACGGTTGGGATTGGGGACCTAAACTAAATACTAGTGCTATTTGGCGACCTGTGAAATTGGCAGCTTGGAATGATTATAAAATTAATGGTTTTCATATTGAACAACCGTCTTTAAATGATTCTATAGCTGAATTAGCAGTAATATTGGATACTAACTCAAAGCTAAAAAAATTAAACTTTGATATTTATGTAAATGATTCATTACAGGCTTCTTTAGAAGATTTTTTAACTAACGATTCTAAAATAATACCATTTACAATAAAAAACCCAAAACGTTGGTGGCCACATAATTTAGGAGACCCTTATTTATATGACATCAAAGTGGTAGTTAAAAAAGGCAAAACTATTTTAGATAGTATTTCAGTTAAAAAAGGTTTACGAACTATAGAGTTAGTTGCAGAAAAAGATAGCATTGGTGAATCTTTTTATTTTAAAGTCAATGATGTTCCTGTATATGCTAAAGGTGCCAATTATATTCCGCAAAACAATATGCAAAATAAAGTTACTAAAACACATTATGAAAAATTGCTTGATGATGTTGTTGATGCTAACATGAATATGCTGCGAGTTTGGGGAGGAGGCATTTATGAGAACGATATTTTTTATGAGTTGTGTGACGAAAAAGGCATCCTAGTTTGGCAGGATTTTATGTTTGCGTGTGCGATGTACCCTGGAGATAAAGACTATTTACAAAATGTACAACAAGAAGCTATTGACAATGTTAAACGATTAAGAAATCATGCAAGTATAGCTTTGTGGTGTGGAAATAACGAGAATAGCGAAGGTTGGCATCGTTGGGGTTGGCAAGACGGAAGACAACAAGAAGAAAAAGATGAAATATGGGGTAATTATTTAAAAGTGTTTGACTCTATTTTACCAAATACAGTCGCTAATTTAACTGATACAGATTATTGGGAATCGTCGCCAAAATATGGCCGTGGAAATCCTAAATACGAATTTGAAGGTGACGCTCATGATTGGTGGATTTGGCATGATGGATATCCTTTTGAGCATCTTGAAGAGCGTGTTCCAAGATTTATGAGTGAGTTCGGGATGCAATCCTTTCCTAGTTATGAAGTTATTAATTATATCAATCAAAGTGATTCGTTAGAAATTACTTCAGTAGGGTTTAAAAACCATCAAAAGCATGTTCGCGGATTTCAGTTGATTGATGAGTACATGAAACGTGATTTTCCTGTAGCTACAAACCCAGAAGATTATGTATACATGAGTCAACTATTACAAGCATATGGTATTACCAAAGGCTTAGAAGCACAACGTAGAGCAAAACCTTATAATATGGGAACTTTGTATTGGCAATTGAATGACTGTTGGCCTTCAATTTCATGGTCTAGTATTGACTTTTTCGGAAACTGGAAAGCGTTACATTATAAAACAAAAAAGGCTTTTGACAATGTTTTAATATCATCAAAAGTTGAAGGAGATATACTTAAAACATTTATCATCAATGATAATTTAGAAGCTGTAACTGACACACTTCACTTAAAATTAATTGATTTTTCAGGTAAAGAGCTTTGGACTTATTCAAAAGAGATTACCGCTTTAGAAAACAGTAGCGAATTGATGCATGAACTAAATCTGATTAATATTGACAAAAGGAATGCTGTTCTCATATCGAGTTTTAACAATACAACCTCAACTCATTATTTAGCAAAACCTAAAGACTTAAAACTTCAACAGGCTGACATCAATCACGAAATAACAAAGATTTCTTCTGGATTTAAGATAAAACTATCTAGCTCTACTCTGCAAAAAGATGTATTTCTTTTTACTAAAACAAAAGGACATTTTAGTAATAATTTTTTCGACTTACTTCCTAATGAATCCATTGAAATTGAATTAGAAACTGAAGCTGAAACTCTAGAGGGTTTGAAGATTAAAGCGTTGAATGGATTTATTAAATAA